The genomic region GAGTAAGGATAAATATCATCTGGACTGCCATAGTTTTGAAAGATTCGCTGGATTTCCATATTGACTGCAATGTACTCGTCCATTCGAGGAGGGACAATCAAGGTCACTTGAGCCCAATCTTCGATGTAGCGAACATAGTCCGAGTCAGTCGGTAGCCCTTGCTTTCGAGCATTGTAATAGGAAAATTTTCGCGTTTTGATATCAAAAGGCAAATCATAGGCCCGACCAACATTTGACTGGCCAAAAATCTTCTTAAACATGGGAGAGGAGGCTAGGATAAGACCAGTTGAATTATCCGCGCGACTCATGACACAAAGCGAGGTTTTCAGCGGATGCAATCCTCTTTTCACACACTCAACACTGGCATAAAAGGATTTCATATCGACAAAGGCAATGTCACTTTTGGGCTCTCTGGAATAATCAAAGTAGCCCATTGGCTAGCCCTCCATCGGCACAAAGTTCCCAACGATAATCCCCACAATCCGAGGATCTTCCTCATAGGAGATGAAAATATCCTTGTATTTAGGATTGATAGAGACCAGACGCAATCCATTCTCCTCTCGATAGACCCGTTTGATATAGGTCTGGTTGTTGCAAACCACTGCATAAACCGCCCCGTCATAGTCAAATCCTGTCTCTCGAATCAGAGCTACTGAACCATTTTGGTATTTAGGTTCCATGGAGTCCCCAGACACCCATGACGCAAAATCATGAGCCAACTCCTCATTAAAGTAAACCGTATCAAAATTCTGATCATCGTAGACCGAAGCCCCAATCCCTGCTGACATGCGTTCATAAACACGGTACTCGTAGAGGCGCTCTGGCATAGCTGTCACTTTGTGGGCTTGCTCCTCTTGAGATAGGTTGCGAGCATAGAGAACAACCTTCTCCTGCCCTTGCTTGGAGAGGCTATGGTAGAGACGGACAATCTCGATCTGAGTAAAATATCCTTTTGGCACTTTTAAAATATTCTCTAGCTGAAACACCTTCTCCTTAGACGGTTCTTTGATTCCACGTTCCCAAGCTGAGTAAGCTTGGAAACTAATCCCAAGTTGCTCTGCAATTTCCTTCTGTGTCAGTTTTAACTCTTTCCTCCGAGCCTTTAATTTTTCTGGCTGATACATACTTCACCTCCTAGTATAGAACCTTATCTTAAATGATTTTCCTTAGAAAAGCTAATCTTTAGTTGAGTCACTTTTAAAACTCAACCAATTTGGTTTAGTTTTATTATATAAAAAAAGTAGACAAATGTCCACTAGGAAAAGCAGAAACATCGTGAGTTTTATACTCAATGAAAATCAAAGAGCAAACTAGGAAACTAGCCGCAGGCTGTACTTGAGTACGGCAAGGCGACGTTGACGCGGTTTGAATTTGATTTTCGAAGAGTATTAATCAAACTAAAAGGACCTAGCCCTATACAATACAGAACTAAATCCTTTGAATAAATAATTGATCTAACTTTTAAAATTCCTACAGAAATTCCAGTTTTTCTCTATTTGATACCAGACATTAGTTTTTCAATACGTGGAACGTAGAAGAGTAAGATAATACCGAATACAATCGTAATTCCTCCAACAATTCCATAGTAAGCCACTTCAGTTTCGCTTGTATAAAATTTTACAATTTGAGCATTGATAGCTTGGGCAGCTGCATTACTCAAGAACCAGATAGACATCATTTGTGCTTGGAAGGATTTTGGTGCTAACTTAGTAGTGACTGATAGACCAATCGGCGAAATCAGCATTTCCCCTACAATCACAATAGCCCAACTCATAATCAACCAGAGAGGACTGACCTTAACATCTGTCCCAAAGAGCATCCCTGGTAACATCATCCACAAGAAGGATAAACCTGCAGCAAATAAACCGTAAGCAAATTTCTTAGCAGAGGATGGTTGCTTTTTACCCATTTTCCCCCACAACCACGCAAAAATCGGCACATAAATCATAATGAAAAGGGGATTGATACTTTGGAAAAAGCTAGATGGAAAATGAATCTGATTCCCAAATACATTAAAGTAAAGTTGAGTTTGATCATCCGCAAATAGAGCGAGAACAACAGAACCCTGTTCCTCAATAGACCAGAAGAGTACTCCAGCGATAAATAG from Streptococcus mitis NCTC 12261 harbors:
- a CDS encoding XRE family transcriptional regulator encodes the protein MYQPEKLKARRKELKLTQKEIAEQLGISFQAYSAWERGIKEPSKEKVFQLENILKVPKGYFTQIEIVRLYHSLSKQGQEKVVLYARNLSQEEQAHKVTAMPERLYEYRVYERMSAGIGASVYDDQNFDTVYFNEELAHDFASWVSGDSMEPKYQNGSVALIRETGFDYDGAVYAVVCNNQTYIKRVYREENGLRLVSINPKYKDIFISYEEDPRIVGIIVGNFVPMEG